In the genome of Nonlabens sp. MB-3u-79, one region contains:
- a CDS encoding mechanosensitive ion channel family protein, with product MKIEHLLYDYLVASGLSDTAAKYANLISLLFVLLVLAFIIDFITSKVIIKLFTQFSEKTKTAFDNFLVKNRVPQNVAHIIPLLLILEFNPKVFVDFPYLEAVVEKGLKVFAILLILWIARSFLNALKDYFKTLPRLNDKPIDSYIQVIMIFAWLLGILSAFAIMTGIEFIKFITTIGAASAIIILVFKDTILGFVASIQVSINDMVRIGDWITFEKYGADGDVVEINLSTVKVQNFDKTITTIPTYALISDSFKNWRGMEESDGRRIKRALNIKLDSIKHLTIDEVEQLKDIQLISSYLESRQSDITTYNAENNINKELLLNGRNLTNIGVFRKYMETYIENHSGTNKEMMIMVRQLAPTAHGIPIEMYAFSSDKRWQNYEYIMADIFDHLIAAVPYFNLEIFELPSNSSFTDWTKSTVHAIESNNQ from the coding sequence ATGAAAATAGAACATCTGTTATATGATTATTTAGTAGCATCAGGATTGTCAGACACAGCAGCCAAATATGCAAACCTCATCAGCTTGCTCTTTGTGCTCTTGGTCTTAGCGTTTATTATTGATTTTATCACGAGTAAAGTGATCATCAAGTTATTCACTCAATTTAGCGAAAAAACAAAAACCGCTTTTGATAATTTTTTAGTTAAAAACAGGGTACCTCAAAATGTAGCTCATATCATTCCGCTTCTGTTGATCCTGGAGTTTAACCCTAAGGTATTTGTCGATTTCCCATACCTTGAGGCTGTAGTGGAAAAAGGTCTTAAGGTATTTGCAATCCTGCTCATTTTATGGATAGCTCGTAGCTTTTTAAATGCTCTTAAAGATTACTTCAAAACTTTACCTCGCTTAAATGATAAGCCTATAGACAGCTACATACAGGTGATTATGATCTTTGCTTGGTTGCTCGGGATACTTTCTGCTTTTGCGATCATGACAGGGATAGAGTTTATAAAATTCATCACGACTATTGGTGCGGCTTCAGCCATCATTATTTTAGTGTTTAAAGATACCATTCTTGGTTTTGTAGCCAGTATCCAGGTGTCTATAAACGATATGGTGCGCATAGGTGACTGGATCACTTTTGAAAAATACGGCGCTGATGGTGATGTGGTCGAGATCAACCTATCGACAGTTAAAGTTCAAAACTTTGATAAAACCATTACCACCATACCTACCTATGCCCTTATTTCTGATTCTTTTAAAAACTGGCGTGGTATGGAAGAATCAGACGGCAGACGTATTAAAAGAGCTTTAAATATCAAATTAGACAGTATCAAACATCTAACCATAGATGAAGTAGAACAATTAAAAGACATTCAGCTGATTTCTTCCTATTTAGAATCTCGCCAATCTGATATTACCACGTATAACGCAGAAAATAACATCAATAAAGAATTGTTGTTAAACGGTAGAAACCTTACCAATATAGGCGTGTTTAGAAAGTATATGGAGACCTATATTGAGAACCATTCGGGTACCAATAAGGAAATGATGATCATGGTGCGACAGTTAGCCCCTACTGCTCATGGTATTCCTATAGAGATGTATGCTTTTAGTAGTGATAAGCGCTGGCAAAATTATGAGTACATCATGGCCGATATATTTGACCATCTGATTGCAGCAGTACCATATTTTAATTTGGAAATATTTGAACTGCCTAGTAATTCGAGTTTTACCGATTGGACTAAAAGCACTGTTCACGCTATAGAGAGCAACAACCAGTAA